In a genomic window of Nodularia sp. LEGE 06071:
- a CDS encoding type I restriction endonuclease, with translation MVQFIQAQNVGLAYLEEKFGLQQAKNESFFPEWLENLPGITDLEKQELDKIKSHFLRLAKYPPLSEETVKLVVLSPLLNLAGFYDEPFFMRSEQSIEISAEDKGEIIRGRIDVLVIQEQFWLLVIESKRSSFSLLEAIPQALTYMLANPHPEKPVFGCVTNGSEFIFLKFIQENILQYALSDQFTLLKRKNELYEVLSILKNFSKILS, from the coding sequence ATGGTTCAATTTATTCAAGCGCAAAATGTTGGACTCGCCTATTTAGAAGAAAAATTTGGTCTGCAACAGGCTAAAAATGAGTCATTTTTTCCCGAATGGTTGGAAAATTTACCAGGAATTACAGATTTAGAAAAACAAGAGTTAGACAAAATAAAATCTCATTTTCTGCGTTTAGCAAAATATCCTCCTTTATCCGAAGAAACAGTAAAATTAGTTGTTTTATCACCTTTGCTGAATCTGGCTGGGTTTTATGACGAACCTTTTTTTATGAGAAGTGAACAATCAATTGAAATTTCGGCGGAGGATAAGGGAGAAATTATTCGAGGTAGAATTGATGTTCTGGTAATTCAAGAACAATTCTGGTTACTGGTAATTGAGTCTAAACGCTCTAGTTTTTCTCTTTTAGAAGCTATACCCCAAGCACTGACTTATATGTTAGCTAATCCTCATCCAGAAAAACCTGTGTTTGGATGTGTGACTAATGGTAGTGAGTTTATTTTTCTAAAGTTTATTCAAGAAAATATTCTCCAATATGCTCTGTCTGACCAATTTACCTTATTAAAAAGAAAAAATGAATTGTACGAAGTCCTAAGTATTTTAAAAAACTTCAGCAAAATTTTGAGTTAA
- a CDS encoding type I restriction endonuclease, whose protein sequence is MVQVIPAQNITLAYLKENFALEKSEVQQFFTEWFDSLPEISELEKQYLDRVKSHYLSLFETTPLLEEAVKMVVLSPLLDLAGFYRYPFHIATEESIEISETIIIKLEEAVETSKEIIKGKIDVLVIQNKLWILIIESKRSSFSLAKAIPQALTYMIAAPTSNYPVYSLIMNGEDFQFIKIIKQNKAVIYALSDRFTLYRRENELYKVLQILMKLGKIFS, encoded by the coding sequence ATGGTTCAAGTTATTCCAGCACAAAATATCACCCTCGCTTACTTAAAAGAAAATTTTGCTTTAGAGAAATCTGAAGTTCAGCAATTTTTTACAGAGTGGTTTGACTCTTTACCTGAAATCTCCGAATTAGAAAAGCAATACTTAGATAGAGTTAAAAGTCACTATCTCAGCTTATTTGAAACTACTCCTCTTCTAGAAGAAGCAGTAAAAATGGTAGTCCTGTCTCCCTTACTAGATTTAGCTGGGTTTTATCGTTATCCTTTTCACATCGCCACAGAAGAATCTATAGAGATTAGTGAAACCATTATTATTAAGCTTGAAGAAGCAGTAGAAACATCTAAGGAAATTATTAAGGGTAAAATTGATGTATTAGTTATCCAAAATAAGTTATGGATATTGATTATAGAATCTAAACGCTCTAGTTTTTCTTTAGCGAAAGCAATACCTCAAGCACTTACTTACATGATAGCTGCGCCTACTTCTAATTATCCTGTATATTCGTTAATCATGAATGGGGAAGATTTCCAATTTATCAAAATAATTAAACAAAATAAAGCCGTAATATATGCCTTATCTGATAGATTTACTTTATATAGACGTGAAAATGAATTATATAAAGTTTTACAAATTTTAATGAAACTAGGTAAAATCTTTAGCTGA